In Bacillus methanolicus, one genomic interval encodes:
- a CDS encoding ParA family protein: MPIIAVSTNKGGVLKTSITTNLAGALCNNKKVLIIDTDNQGNVLVSFGINPDSVEQTLYDVLVEELDPKEAIINVHPNIDVLPANDDMSFLEFDVLSNREKYPTPFKMLKNAMGTIEKEYDYILIDSPPNLGLVQGNILSYAESVLIPFQPEGYSMRSLIKILNAIYNFKEQHNPKLKIKGVVATLVDQRTTLHSEVLQQCRRFCAENGIRMFETVIPRSVRFAASVAYERKPATLTDFKNPLVQAYFNLLQEVQE, encoded by the coding sequence ATGCCAATCATTGCAGTATCTACTAACAAAGGTGGGGTTTTAAAGACCAGCATAACCACGAATCTAGCTGGAGCTTTATGCAATAACAAAAAAGTCTTAATTATTGATACGGATAACCAGGGAAACGTATTAGTTTCGTTTGGCATTAATCCTGATTCAGTAGAACAAACTTTGTATGATGTCTTAGTTGAAGAACTCGATCCAAAAGAGGCGATTATTAATGTTCATCCCAATATTGATGTTTTGCCGGCAAATGATGATATGAGTTTTTTGGAATTTGATGTCCTTTCTAACAGAGAAAAATACCCGACCCCATTTAAAATGCTTAAAAATGCTATGGGAACAATTGAAAAAGAATACGACTATATTTTAATCGATAGCCCACCAAACTTAGGATTAGTTCAAGGGAACATCCTCTCGTACGCGGAAAGTGTCTTAATCCCGTTTCAGCCTGAAGGATATAGCATGAGGTCCTTAATCAAAATCTTAAATGCCATATATAATTTTAAAGAACAGCATAATCCGAAATTAAAAATTAAGGGAGTAGTTGCTACTCTTGTAGATCAAAGAACTACCTTGCACTCGGAAGTCCTTCAACAGTGCAGAAGATTTTGTGCGGAAAATGGCATCAGAATGTTTGAAACAGTTATTCCTCGTTCTGTAAGATTTGCTGCAAGTGTTGCTTACGAACGTAAACCGGCAACATTGACTGATTTTAAAAACCCATTGGTACAAGCTTATTTTAATTTATTACAGGAGGTACAAGAATAA
- a CDS encoding replication initiation protein, which translates to MLATKLIETKTSNFVTKSNMLIEANYKLGVVEQKIILCLASNIRPTDSDFKTYTLPVKEFNKLLGLKGSPKYTELRKITKELMQKVFEVRINKKVIQVAWLSYVAYNESEGTIDIRFDPFLRPYLLELKKEFTSYKLENVVKLKSSYAIRIYELLKQYEKLQERTFLLDDLRKMLGAEDIYPAYGNFKQRVLVPAQKELKKKTDITFEIEEIKMGRRVNKIKFLIFPTKKKNNPQLSLFEENLEEFQLPNTFAEQVKKFGLKMGVQVSDELVKSWEKYGQENVLLLMEKIQGRTDIENPIGYITTVLNSSANNNSNKMATTSEDQTILTHLISYFRKWKEPKPDWFVKQKAIEEMQNQFDMEKNEALTKFNEFKTKLFNVLEIKESEVDELSDDEFLKKKKELEESMKGLNN; encoded by the coding sequence GTGTTGGCAACAAAATTAATTGAAACAAAGACCAGTAACTTTGTAACGAAGTCAAACATGCTTATTGAAGCAAATTATAAACTGGGGGTAGTGGAACAGAAGATTATCCTTTGTCTGGCCAGTAACATTCGGCCGACTGATTCTGACTTCAAAACATATACGCTACCCGTTAAAGAGTTTAATAAATTGCTAGGCCTCAAAGGTTCTCCTAAATATACAGAATTAAGGAAAATTACAAAAGAACTGATGCAGAAAGTATTTGAAGTTCGTATCAATAAAAAGGTAATACAGGTTGCTTGGCTGAGTTATGTTGCTTATAACGAATCTGAAGGAACCATTGATATTAGGTTCGATCCATTTTTACGACCGTATCTTTTGGAATTAAAAAAAGAGTTTACGAGTTATAAGTTAGAAAACGTTGTTAAACTGAAAAGTTCTTATGCCATACGCATATATGAACTTTTAAAACAGTATGAAAAGCTTCAAGAACGAACCTTCCTTCTCGATGATTTACGCAAAATGCTTGGAGCCGAAGATATCTACCCGGCGTATGGTAATTTTAAACAGCGCGTTCTGGTGCCGGCCCAAAAAGAATTAAAGAAAAAGACGGATATCACTTTTGAAATTGAAGAAATTAAAATGGGTCGCCGAGTTAATAAAATTAAATTTTTGATATTTCCGACTAAGAAAAAGAACAACCCGCAATTATCGCTTTTTGAAGAGAATTTAGAAGAGTTTCAACTACCAAATACCTTTGCTGAACAGGTCAAAAAATTTGGTTTAAAAATGGGTGTTCAAGTGTCTGATGAACTTGTTAAATCGTGGGAAAAATACGGACAAGAAAACGTTCTTCTTTTAATGGAGAAGATCCAAGGACGAACAGACATAGAAAACCCAATCGGATACATAACAACTGTATTAAATTCTTCTGCAAATAATAATTCTAATAAGATGGCCACAACTTCGGAAGATCAAACGATTCTTACTCATTTAATCTCCTATTTCCGGAAATGGAAAGAGCCAAAGCCTGATTGGTTTGTCAAACAAAAAGCTATAGAAGAAATGCAGAATCAATTTGATATGGAGAAAAATGAGGCTTTGACGAAATTCAATGAGTTTAAAACTAAATTGTTTAATGTATTAGAAATAAAGGAATCGGAAGTTGATGAACTATCTGATGATGAATTCCTAAAGAAAAAGAAGGAGTTAGAAGAAAGTATGAAAGGACTGAACAATTAA